Proteins from a single region of Thiomicrorhabdus sp. Kp2:
- a CDS encoding 2-isopropylmalate synthase, with product MNPKKYHRTATPVLANRQWPNNFLKKAPIWVSVDLRDGNQALANPMSVEQKLALWKQLVAMGFKTIEIGFPSASQLEFDFTRRLIEEGLIPDDVTVQVLVQAREHLIERTYESLKGVKQAVIHVYNTTSVVQRENVFEKSQAEIKAMAVQGAKWVQEYAVKASKVSPGSKWVFQYSPESFSQTETDYAVEVCQAVMDVWQPTPDKKCILNLPATVESTSPNRFADQVEYFINHLQNRESVLISIHTHNDRGCAVAAAELSLLAGADRIEGTLLGNGERTGNMDIVTLAMNLFSEGIDPELDLSHPNQWIPVVEEVTQIQTHPRHPWVGDVVYTAYSGSHQDAIRKCLLKQKPDAPWNVAYLPIDPKDIGRDYEAIIRVNSQSGKAGSAFVLAQEYGLNLPKWVQLDFAPIAQTLAEKQGGVVSHKDLYNAFTKQYELEDSSIQINHYQLDRDGDLEHLSIEVNGEVWQGTGNGTLSALCDAWHKRTGHSVDVMDYAEHALHTLDDSPNGEQGKNAQAMAYVYLQIDNRRSVGVAKAKDTVSAMVIALLKGLNESA from the coding sequence ATGAATCCAAAAAAATATCATCGTACTGCAACGCCAGTGTTGGCTAATCGCCAGTGGCCAAATAACTTTCTAAAAAAAGCGCCTATTTGGGTTAGTGTCGACCTACGTGATGGTAACCAAGCCTTAGCTAACCCAATGAGCGTAGAGCAAAAGTTGGCTCTTTGGAAGCAGTTAGTGGCGATGGGTTTTAAAACGATTGAAATCGGTTTTCCGTCCGCTAGTCAGTTAGAGTTTGATTTTACACGTCGTTTGATTGAAGAAGGTTTAATCCCTGATGATGTGACGGTTCAAGTTTTGGTACAGGCTCGTGAACATTTGATTGAGCGAACTTATGAATCATTAAAGGGTGTTAAACAGGCGGTAATTCATGTCTATAACACCACTTCTGTTGTGCAACGTGAAAACGTTTTTGAAAAAAGCCAAGCCGAGATTAAAGCGATGGCTGTTCAGGGTGCTAAATGGGTTCAAGAATATGCTGTTAAAGCGTCTAAGGTAAGCCCTGGTTCAAAATGGGTTTTCCAGTACTCTCCAGAGAGTTTTTCGCAAACTGAAACAGATTATGCGGTAGAAGTTTGCCAAGCGGTAATGGATGTTTGGCAACCTACACCTGATAAAAAATGTATTTTGAATTTACCAGCCACTGTTGAAAGTACCTCGCCTAACCGTTTTGCCGACCAGGTTGAGTATTTTATCAATCACCTACAAAACCGCGAATCTGTACTGATCTCGATTCATACCCATAATGACCGTGGTTGTGCTGTGGCCGCTGCAGAGTTATCGCTTTTAGCGGGTGCAGATCGTATTGAAGGTACTTTATTAGGTAATGGCGAACGTACTGGTAATATGGATATTGTCACGCTTGCAATGAATCTATTTAGTGAGGGTATTGATCCCGAATTAGATCTATCTCATCCAAATCAATGGATACCTGTGGTTGAAGAGGTCACTCAAATACAAACCCATCCTCGCCATCCTTGGGTTGGCGATGTGGTTTATACCGCTTACTCTGGTAGCCATCAAGATGCCATTCGTAAATGTTTATTAAAACAGAAGCCTGATGCTCCATGGAATGTGGCGTATTTACCCATTGACCCCAAAGATATTGGTCGTGATTATGAAGCGATTATTCGTGTAAACAGCCAGTCAGGTAAAGCGGGTTCGGCCTTTGTTTTAGCACAAGAATATGGTTTAAATTTACCAAAATGGGTGCAATTAGATTTTGCCCCTATTGCTCAAACTTTAGCCGAGAAGCAGGGTGGAGTGGTCAGCCATAAAGATTTGTATAATGCGTTTACTAAACAGTATGAATTGGAAGACAGCAGTATTCAAATCAACCATTACCAGCTTGATAGAGATGGGGATTTAGAGCACTTATCGATTGAGGTTAATGGAGAAGTTTGGCAAGGTACAGGCAATGGAACGCTGAGTGCTTTGTGTGATGCTTGGCATAAGCGCACAGGTCATTCTGTTGATGTTATGGATTATGCTGAACACGCATTACATACTTTGGACGATAGCCCTAATGGTGAACAAGGTAAAAATGCTCAGGCAATGGCTTATGTGTATTTGCAAATAGATAACCGTCGTTCAGTGGGTGTAGCTAAAGCCAAAGACACGGTTTCAGCCATGGTGATTGCCTTATTAAAAGGGCTAAATGAAAGTGCTTAG
- a CDS encoding Lrp/AsnC family transcriptional regulator, which translates to MQLDSYDKAILEALQNNGRLTNQEIADQIGLSPSACLRRFKALEESGVIIGYRTLLDSKKLGLDLLALLHISMDKHTKERFSQFEKAVQSMPNVLECLLLTGQTADYQLKVLVKDLEAYQDLLLNHITQITGVSGVHTSFVLRKVVNKTAIPIQ; encoded by the coding sequence ATGCAATTAGATAGCTATGACAAAGCCATTTTAGAAGCGTTACAAAATAACGGTCGTTTAACAAATCAAGAGATTGCCGATCAAATTGGCTTATCCCCTTCTGCCTGTTTAAGACGTTTTAAGGCGTTAGAAGAGTCGGGGGTAATTATTGGTTATAGAACCTTGTTGGATTCGAAAAAACTCGGTTTAGACTTATTGGCTTTACTGCATATATCAATGGATAAACATACTAAAGAACGGTTTTCACAATTTGAGAAAGCAGTGCAATCAATGCCAAATGTTTTGGAATGCTTACTGTTAACGGGTCAAACCGCAGATTATCAGCTAAAAGTATTAGTGAAAGATTTAGAAGCTTATCAAGATTTATTACTTAACCACATAACCCAAATAACAGGAGTAAGTGGTGTGCATACCAGTTTTGTATTAAGAAAAGTGGTTAATAAAACCGCCATTCCTATTCAATAA